A single region of the Leisingera thetidis genome encodes:
- a CDS encoding competence/damage-inducible protein A, whose protein sequence is MANPTAAMLVIGDEILSGRTRDANMHYLAGELAKHGIDLKEVRIVSDDEAAVISAVKALAGAHDHVFTSGGIGPTHDDITADCIAKAFDAHLDVREDARAILQAHYDTQGIELNAARLRMARIPDGAALIDNPVSAAPGFTLGNVHVMAGVPLIFQAMVASVMPTLTGGRPMLSQTLRVLRGEGEIAGPLRVLAEAYADLSVGCYPFQKDGVFGANVVIRGTDGVRIDAAMTELAKELEQ, encoded by the coding sequence ATGGCCAATCCAACCGCTGCCATGCTGGTCATCGGGGATGAGATCCTGTCGGGCCGGACCCGCGATGCCAACATGCATTACCTGGCCGGCGAGTTGGCCAAGCATGGCATCGACCTGAAGGAAGTGCGCATCGTCAGCGACGACGAGGCCGCGGTCATTTCCGCGGTCAAGGCGCTGGCCGGGGCACATGACCATGTCTTCACCAGCGGCGGCATCGGCCCGACCCATGATGACATCACCGCCGATTGCATCGCCAAGGCCTTTGACGCGCATCTGGACGTGCGCGAGGACGCCCGCGCGATCCTGCAGGCGCATTACGACACCCAAGGCATCGAGCTGAACGCGGCCCGCCTGCGCATGGCGCGGATCCCGGACGGCGCGGCGCTGATCGACAATCCGGTTTCCGCGGCGCCGGGCTTCACGCTTGGCAACGTGCATGTGATGGCCGGGGTGCCGCTGATCTTCCAGGCGATGGTGGCCAGCGTGATGCCGACGCTGACCGGCGGCCGGCCAATGCTGTCGCAAACCCTGCGGGTGCTGCGCGGCGAGGGCGAGATTGCCGGGCCGCTGCGGGTGCTGGCCGAGGCCTATGCGGATCTGTCGGTCGGCTGCTACCCGTTTCAGAAGGATGGCGTGTTCGGCGCCAATGTGGTGATCCGCGGCACCGATGGCGTGCGGATCGATGCGGCGATGACCGAGCTGGCAAAGGAGCTGGAGCAGTGA
- the sfsA gene encoding DNA/RNA nuclease SfsA — MRFETPLIPAVLIRRYKRFLADCRLEDGQEVTAHCANPGSMMGLAEPGMKIWLEPNDDPRKKLKYGWRLVEHAGGHFTGVDTSVPNRALRAALEAGEIAELAAYKTVRPEVKYGGNSRIDFLLSQDGLPDCYVEVKSVTLSRRPGLAEFPDSVTARGTKHLGELAAMAAQGHRAMMLYLVQRTDCDRFQLAADIDPAYSQAFASARAAGVERLVLGTRISPQGVEAGAPLAAAQ, encoded by the coding sequence ATGCGCTTTGAAACCCCTCTGATCCCCGCCGTGCTGATCCGCCGCTACAAACGCTTCCTCGCCGATTGCCGGCTGGAAGACGGGCAAGAGGTCACCGCCCATTGCGCCAATCCCGGGTCGATGATGGGGCTTGCGGAGCCGGGCATGAAAATCTGGCTGGAGCCCAACGACGACCCCAGGAAGAAGCTGAAATACGGCTGGCGGCTGGTCGAGCATGCGGGCGGCCATTTCACCGGCGTCGACACCTCGGTGCCGAACCGCGCCCTGCGCGCCGCGCTTGAAGCCGGGGAGATCGCGGAACTTGCCGCCTACAAGACCGTGCGGCCCGAAGTGAAATACGGCGGCAACAGCCGCATCGACTTCCTGCTGAGCCAGGACGGCCTGCCCGATTGCTATGTCGAGGTGAAAAGCGTGACCCTGTCGCGCCGGCCGGGCCTGGCGGAATTCCCCGACAGCGTCACCGCGCGGGGCACAAAACACCTTGGCGAGCTTGCCGCAATGGCAGCGCAAGGACACCGGGCAATGATGCTCTATCTGGTGCAGCGCACCGATTGCGACCGATTCCAGCTGGCGGCGGATATCGACCCGGCCTATTCGCAAGCCTTTGCCAGCGCCCGGGCTGCAGGGGTGGAGCGTCTGGTGCTGGGGACAAGGATTTCCCCGCAGGGCGTCGAGGCCGGCGCCCCTCTCGCCGCCGCCCAGTAG